One genomic segment of Pseudonocardia sp. T1-2H includes these proteins:
- a CDS encoding SDR family NAD(P)-dependent oxidoreductase, with product MSEPSGQTFWPGRFAGRGFVVTGAVGGIGRAVVDRLAAEGATVLATDAVPSSEPDTDRVTRTVLDVGDAEGWAATVKQAVDIGAADGLALCHGISQPLVPTAELELADWQRVLDVNLTGCFLGIKSMVPELRGRGWGRIVALASIAAKEANVEEHAYAASKAGLVALVKSVGKELATTGVTANAVAPGPVGTELFYRLGPEHNADRLRRVPMGRPATTGEAAALICWLLSAEASYSTAQCFDLSGGRATS from the coding sequence GTGTCTGAGCCGTCCGGGCAGACCTTCTGGCCGGGCCGCTTCGCGGGCCGCGGGTTCGTCGTCACCGGTGCCGTCGGCGGCATCGGCCGCGCAGTCGTCGATCGCCTCGCCGCAGAGGGCGCCACCGTCCTGGCCACCGACGCCGTACCCAGCTCCGAGCCGGACACCGACCGCGTGACCCGCACCGTCCTCGACGTCGGCGATGCAGAGGGCTGGGCCGCCACGGTGAAGCAGGCCGTCGACATCGGCGCCGCCGACGGCCTCGCGCTGTGCCACGGCATCTCGCAGCCTCTGGTGCCGACTGCCGAGCTCGAGCTCGCCGACTGGCAGCGCGTGCTCGACGTCAACCTCACCGGTTGTTTCCTGGGCATCAAGAGCATGGTCCCGGAGCTGCGAGGCCGAGGATGGGGCCGGATCGTCGCGCTCGCCTCCATCGCCGCCAAGGAGGCCAACGTCGAGGAACACGCCTACGCCGCCTCCAAAGCCGGGCTGGTCGCCCTGGTCAAGAGCGTGGGCAAGGAACTCGCGACCACCGGTGTCACCGCCAACGCGGTTGCGCCCGGCCCCGTCGGTACCGAGCTGTTCTACCGGCTCGGGCCCGAGCACAACGCCGACCGGCTCCGCCGCGTCCCGATGGGCCGTCCAGCCACGACCGGGGAGGCCGCCGCGTTGATCTGCTGGCTCCTCTCCGCCGAGGCCAGCTACTCCACCGCGCAGTGCTTCGACCTCAGCGGCGGACGCGCGACCTCCTGA
- a CDS encoding type II 3-dehydroquinate dehydratase: MKIAVLQGPNLDRLGKRRPDKYGTRTLADITEDIEKTATDLGVEVTQYQSNHEGALIDWLRTCQDEVDGIVINPAGLTPYGRSLYDALADSDLPIAVVHMSAIFRYERQAHPDMFAPLASVYIAGLRAKGYPIALRSLCEHIEDAARV; encoded by the coding sequence GTGAAGATCGCAGTTCTGCAAGGCCCCAACCTCGACCGGTTGGGCAAGCGGCGGCCGGACAAGTACGGCACCCGCACCCTCGCGGACATCACCGAGGACATCGAGAAGACCGCCACGGACCTCGGCGTCGAGGTGACGCAGTACCAGTCCAACCACGAAGGCGCGCTGATCGACTGGCTGCGCACCTGTCAGGACGAGGTCGACGGCATCGTGATCAATCCGGCCGGTCTGACCCCGTACGGCCGCTCCCTTTACGACGCGCTCGCCGACTCGGACCTGCCCATCGCCGTCGTGCACATGTCAGCGATCTTCCGCTACGAGCGGCAGGCGCACCCTGACATGTTCGCGCCGCTGGCCTCCGTCTACATCGCCGGCCTGCGCGCGAAGGGGTACCCCATCGCCCTGCGCAGCCTGTGCGAGCACATCGAGGATGCCGCCCGTGTCTGA
- a CDS encoding type II 3-dehydroquinate dehydratase, with product MRIAVLHGPNLNRLGVRRPDKYGTTTLADITKHVDEAAARLGVQAMHFQSNAEYALIDWIHEHQHEFDGIVINPAGLTAAGYSLLDAVRDPGYPFAVVHISQYHAIDGKERDDIFASTAAVYITGAGWRGYSYALEAIFHKIDEATPAG from the coding sequence ATGCGCATCGCGGTCCTGCACGGCCCGAACCTCAACCGGCTCGGTGTCCGGCGCCCCGACAAGTACGGCACCACGACCCTGGCCGACATCACCAAGCACGTCGACGAAGCCGCAGCCCGGCTCGGCGTCCAGGCCATGCATTTCCAGTCCAACGCCGAGTACGCGCTCATCGACTGGATCCACGAACACCAGCACGAGTTCGACGGGATCGTCATCAACCCCGCCGGCCTCACCGCTGCCGGCTACTCCTTGCTCGACGCCGTCCGGGATCCCGGTTACCCCTTCGCCGTCGTGCACATCTCGCAGTACCACGCCATCGACGGCAAGGAACGCGACGACATCTTCGCCAGCACCGCCGCCGTCTACATCACCGGAGCCGGCTGGCGCGGCTACTCCTACGCACTCGAAGCGATCTTCCACAAGATCGACGAAGCGACGCCCGCCGGCTGA
- a CDS encoding Gfo/Idh/MocA family protein: protein MPTPLRIGLIGAGRMGRSHAIAIAANPGAELVAIADPVDTTLAAETGARLHDSHAALLEHGGVDAVIIANPNDQHVPTTLDVLSAGVPALLEKPVGIDIAEVRRLADAVDRSGVPVLVGHHRRHHPLIQQAHHAIGSGSLGRVVAITALWLTRKQDEYFDGWRRRPGAGVLLINLVHDLDVLRHLCGEITAIQAVTSNAVRGFEVEDTAGLLLEFESGAIGTLTGSDAVTAPWGWDQNAGDDPQFAEQPDQPSYFIAGTHGSLTVPKLQRWTYPGQADWRAPLTSDYLTRPRGGSLQNQLQHFIGVARHQEAPIVSVADAGRSLAAVEAAQSAARTRTRATPQSIAVSHAADTDRILA from the coding sequence GTGCCCACACCTCTGCGCATCGGGCTCATCGGGGCCGGCCGCATGGGCCGCAGCCACGCGATCGCCATCGCCGCGAACCCCGGCGCCGAGCTCGTCGCGATCGCCGACCCGGTCGACACGACCCTCGCCGCCGAGACGGGGGCGCGGCTGCACGACAGCCACGCCGCGCTCCTCGAGCACGGGGGCGTCGACGCGGTGATCATCGCCAACCCGAACGACCAGCACGTCCCCACCACCCTGGACGTCCTGTCCGCCGGTGTCCCGGCGCTGCTGGAGAAGCCCGTCGGGATCGACATCGCCGAGGTGCGCAGGCTCGCCGACGCCGTGGACCGGTCGGGCGTGCCCGTGCTGGTCGGCCACCACCGCCGCCACCACCCGCTGATCCAGCAGGCCCACCACGCGATCGGCTCCGGCTCCCTGGGGCGGGTCGTGGCGATCACCGCGCTGTGGCTGACCCGGAAACAGGACGAGTACTTCGACGGCTGGCGACGCCGCCCCGGAGCCGGGGTCCTGCTGATCAACCTCGTCCACGACCTCGACGTGCTCCGGCACCTCTGCGGTGAGATCACGGCCATCCAGGCCGTGACCAGCAACGCGGTTCGCGGGTTCGAGGTCGAGGACACGGCCGGCCTGCTGCTGGAGTTCGAGTCCGGCGCGATCGGCACCCTCACCGGGTCCGACGCCGTCACCGCTCCGTGGGGCTGGGACCAGAACGCCGGCGACGACCCGCAGTTCGCCGAACAGCCCGATCAGCCCAGCTACTTCATCGCCGGCACCCACGGGTCGCTCACCGTCCCGAAACTGCAGCGCTGGACCTATCCGGGGCAGGCCGACTGGCGTGCCCCCCTCACCTCCGACTACCTCACCCGCCCGCGAGGGGGCTCGCTGCAGAACCAGCTCCAGCACTTCATCGGGGTCGCTCGGCATCAGGAGGCACCGATCGTCTCCGTCGCCGATGCCGGGCGCTCCCTGGCCGCGGTGGAGGCCGCCCAGTCCGCTGCACGCACCCGGACCCGAGCCACGCCCCAGAGCATCGCGGTCTCGCACGCGGCGGACACCGACCGGATCCTGGCGTAG
- a CDS encoding LacI family DNA-binding transcriptional regulator, protein MTSTGWDVAREAGVSQTTVSRTFRGDPRVAPKTRELVLEVASRLGYTPDPIARGLVTRRSGVVAVVVADITNPIYPALITTLHEQLRTRELRMMLFKERDDGASPHDVLDLATSAVDGIVFASATVESEVVARFAHRVPAVLISRDAPGVELDKVLPDDDGGCRAVARHLVELGHRRIGMIAGSRYTSSGRGRVDLFRAALDRLGVGLDDELIRRGDSTYDSGAGCMNELLDHSERPTAIFCASDTMAITAMDVALRRGVRIPDDVSLVGFDDIPASGWAMIDLTTVRQPFEAMARDALDLLAKRMAGEGGPPQLHRHGVELVPRGTTGKVE, encoded by the coding sequence ATGACGAGCACTGGTTGGGACGTTGCGCGGGAGGCGGGCGTCTCCCAGACGACGGTCTCCCGCACCTTCCGCGGCGATCCGCGGGTCGCCCCGAAGACCCGCGAGCTCGTTCTCGAGGTGGCATCCAGGCTCGGCTACACGCCCGACCCGATCGCGCGCGGTCTCGTGACCCGCCGTTCCGGGGTCGTGGCAGTGGTCGTCGCCGACATCACCAACCCGATCTACCCGGCGCTGATCACGACCCTGCACGAGCAACTCCGCACGCGAGAGCTGCGGATGATGCTGTTCAAGGAGCGTGACGACGGCGCGAGCCCCCACGACGTGCTCGATCTCGCGACGAGCGCGGTCGACGGCATCGTCTTCGCCTCGGCCACCGTCGAGTCCGAGGTCGTCGCGCGGTTCGCCCATCGCGTGCCCGCAGTGCTGATCAGCCGCGACGCGCCGGGAGTCGAGCTGGACAAGGTCCTGCCCGACGACGACGGCGGATGCCGCGCAGTCGCCCGACACCTGGTCGAGTTGGGCCACAGGAGGATCGGCATGATCGCCGGCTCCCGGTACACCTCCAGCGGGCGTGGGCGTGTCGATCTCTTCCGTGCAGCCCTGGACCGGTTGGGTGTCGGTCTGGACGACGAGCTGATCCGACGCGGTGACTCCACCTACGACAGCGGCGCAGGCTGCATGAACGAACTGCTCGACCACTCCGAGCGGCCGACAGCGATCTTCTGTGCGAGCGACACGATGGCGATCACGGCGATGGACGTCGCCCTCCGGCGAGGTGTGCGGATCCCCGACGACGTCTCGCTCGTGGGCTTCGACGACATTCCGGCGTCCGGCTGGGCCATGATCGATCTGACGACCGTGCGGCAGCCCTTCGAGGCGATGGCCCGTGACGCGCTGGACCTGCTGGCCAAGCGGATGGCGGGGGAGGGCGGGCCTCCCCAGCTTCATCGCCATGGCGTCGAGCTCGTCCCTCGAGGGACGACCGGGAAGGTCGAATAG
- a CDS encoding MFS transporter → MPSSDSGGSAVATPTPREMRKVLAGAASGTSLEWFDFALYGTVSAIVFPKLFFPALDPTTGVLAAFAAFGVGLGARPLGAAFFANLGDRIGRQRTMLTAIIAMGFSSLGIGLLPGYGSWGIWAPVLLVLLRIVQGFSLGGESSAAQIMAMEYAPAGRRAFYGSIVNMGSPLGQVFVALVLVLVRGAAGEEAFLAWAWRIPFILGFAMAILGFLMRRTLGETPAFERSRKQNMLVKRPLLTVLRTYPRDILRLTFLWAANVACSYMVTTYSVDYIQHTLGMSSQTSFTLILATNLLGVAAVPLGGRLADRYGRKPVLYTFATISLVGALAYFPLLDTEVWPLMLAANVLTLVSQYIEFGALAAIFAEPFPTPVRYSGHASAYTLTNLIGGAPTPFVAALLLQVTGTPWSISLLLAAAYILSLIMIRLTPETRNVDFHAAGNEVASPARGRAATA, encoded by the coding sequence ATGCCGAGCTCGGACTCCGGCGGTTCTGCCGTCGCGACCCCCACACCCCGCGAGATGCGCAAGGTCCTCGCGGGCGCCGCCTCCGGAACCTCCCTGGAGTGGTTCGACTTCGCGCTCTACGGCACGGTCTCCGCGATCGTGTTCCCGAAGCTGTTCTTCCCCGCACTGGATCCGACCACCGGTGTGCTCGCGGCCTTCGCCGCCTTCGGTGTCGGGCTCGGTGCCCGGCCCCTGGGCGCGGCGTTCTTCGCGAACCTGGGCGACCGGATCGGCCGCCAGCGCACCATGCTCACCGCGATCATCGCGATGGGCTTCTCCTCGCTCGGCATCGGCCTGCTTCCCGGCTACGGCAGCTGGGGGATCTGGGCTCCGGTCCTGCTCGTCCTCCTCCGCATCGTGCAGGGCTTCAGCCTCGGGGGCGAGTCCAGCGCCGCACAGATCATGGCCATGGAGTACGCCCCGGCCGGCCGGCGCGCCTTCTACGGCTCCATCGTCAACATGGGATCCCCGCTCGGGCAGGTCTTCGTCGCGCTGGTCCTCGTGCTGGTCCGCGGCGCCGCGGGCGAAGAGGCCTTCCTCGCGTGGGCCTGGAGAATCCCGTTCATCCTCGGCTTCGCGATGGCCATCCTCGGGTTCCTCATGCGCCGCACCCTCGGCGAGACTCCCGCGTTCGAGAGGTCCCGCAAGCAGAACATGCTGGTCAAGCGCCCGTTGCTCACCGTCCTGCGGACCTACCCGCGCGACATCCTGCGGCTGACCTTCCTCTGGGCGGCCAACGTCGCCTGCTCCTACATGGTGACGACGTACTCCGTCGACTACATACAGCACACGCTGGGCATGTCGAGCCAGACCTCGTTCACCCTCATCCTGGCCACCAACCTGCTCGGTGTCGCGGCCGTACCCCTGGGCGGCCGGCTCGCCGACCGCTACGGCCGCAAGCCCGTCCTCTACACCTTCGCCACGATCAGCCTCGTCGGTGCCCTCGCCTACTTCCCCCTGCTCGACACCGAGGTCTGGCCGCTCATGCTGGCCGCGAACGTCCTGACCCTCGTGTCGCAGTACATCGAGTTCGGCGCGCTCGCGGCGATCTTCGCCGAGCCGTTCCCGACACCCGTCCGCTACTCGGGTCACGCCTCGGCCTACACCCTGACCAACCTCATCGGGGGCGCCCCGACCCCCTTCGTCGCGGCGCTGCTGCTTCAGGTCACCGGCACCCCCTGGAGCATCTCCCTGCTGCTTGCGGCGGCCTACATCCTGAGCCTGATCATGATCAGGCTCACGCCCGAGACGAGGAACGTGGACTTCCACGCCGCGGGCAACGAGGTCGCGTCGCCGGCTCGCGGTCGGGCGGCGACCGCATGA